GGGAAAAGAGCAGATCATTCTTCTCGGGATCGACGGACGTCACCCCCAACAGAAAACAGACCGCCGAATTGGCGGCCGATCCGCGCCCTTGGCATAATATGGGCGGATCCTGCTCCTGCGCGAATTTCACGACATCGTGGACGGTCAGGAAATAATAGGCATAGCCATGTGCCGCAATGAAGGAGAGTTCCTCTTCCACGCGCTTGCGCAGCTTGTCCGGTATCGCCTCTCCCGCATGACGGCGAGCCGCAGCCTCCCACACCAGATGTGCGAGCCAATCCTGCGGCGCCCAGCCTTCGGGTACAGGTTCATGGGGATATTCGTAGCTTAACTGGTCGAGGTTGAAGTCGATCATCGAAAGCAGCCGGACGCCTTGCGCAATCGCATCAGGCCAGTGCGTATAGAGGCGAGCCATCTCATCGGGCGACTTGAGGTGCCGTTCCGCATTGGCCTGCAATGACCAGCCCGCCTTTGCAATGGTCGTGCCGTGGAGAATGCAGCTCAGCACATCCTGCAAGGACCGATCAGCGGGCGAGGCATAAAGCGCATCATTGGTCGCCAGCAAAGGAAGCGCCAGTCGCCGGGCGATCATTGCAAGGGTTTCGACGATCCGACGATCCTTGCCGCCATGATTTTGCGGGATGCCCAGCCACAGCCGTCCATGCGCCTTCACGGCAAGCCGACGCAGGGTTTCCTCGACAGTCTCCGGCGGCAAAGGCGGCACCAGCGAAAGGTGGGAGGCCGCTTCAGACGGCGGCGTATCTTCAAAGGGAAAAGCGACCGGATCGCCATGCGCCTCTTCCTCTCCGCCGGTCGCCACCGGCAGCACGATGAGCAACAGATCGTCCAGATAGTCGAGCAGATCGTCGAAATGCAGAATGCATCCGCCCTTGACGGCACGCAGATTTCCTCGGGTCAGCAAACGGGTCAGCCGTCCCCATCCCCGCCGCGTCGCGGGATAGGCCACGATGTCCGGCGTGCCATCGGCAAAGACCAGCCGCGCCCCGACGACCAGCCGCAGGTCGGTCTGGCAGGCGCGCTTCTCCTCTGCGTTCAATTCCAGTGGCAACCCCGCTTCCTTGCGGGCTTCCAGCAAGGCGGCGCGCATCTGCTCGGGCCAGCGCTTGCGCGCGACATGGGCGCGAACCACGCCCGCAACCGTATTGCGGTCAGCAATGCCCAGCCCGGCAAGATTGAGGGCGATGGCGCGCGTCACCATGTCCGAAGCATGGGACGCACCGCGCAGGAAGGAGAAATTGGTCGCCGCCACCAGTTCGGCAAAGGGCGGCGCTTCTGTCGGCGGATCGACCGGAGGCACGCGCCCCGCCTTTTCCCGGCTGGCTTCCCATGCCTTCAACTCCCGCCGGTCGGTGGACCTGGGCCTGGCGGGATCGGGCCCTTTGCCATGCCGTTTCATGCGAACAGGCCATGGATATACCAGCCCGGATGCAGCGCCTCCGCGCCGTAAAGCCCGTGGCGGAAAATCCAGTAGCGCCGCCCGCGCGCATCCTCGATCCGGTAATAATCCCGGGTCAGCCCCGCGCTTTCCCCTTCCAGCGCGCCGTCCTTCGCCTTCCACCATTCGGGCGCGATGCGTTCCGGCCCCTCATAGCGGGTGACTTCATGACTGGCCCGGCGCCAGCGGAAGCGATGGGGTGGCCCATCGGGCACCTCCGCGATCACTTCAATGGGCTGGGGCGGGTCGAACAGATGGATCGGACGCATCGGCGGATCGCCCTTTTCCTGCCGCTGCGGCCAGCTGACCGGCGCCCGCCTGTCTACGGCAGGCAGGGCAAGCTGCGCCTGTTCCGGGATATGGCTGTCACGGGGTTCCAGCCGCTGGATACGTGCCCGGCCCGCCCGGATCGACAGCCGGTCGACCAGGGCCGCAATGCTCTCCTCCCGGCGCGCCTCGCCTCCTTCGAGCGCCAATTGGGTCGGCGCCATCGGCTCGGCCTGCGGCACGGTAAGGCGCAGCATGTCGAAGCCGAAGCCGGGGTCGAGCGGGTCGGACAGCCCGTCGATCCGTTCCTGCACCAGCCGCATGATGCTGGGCGCGTCGCGAACCGGCAGGCTGGTTTCGACCCGCAGCGGAAAGGCAAGCCCGTCGCTGCGGAAGAACACCGCCTCGAACCGCCGGCCACCCTGTCCGCGTTCGCCGAGGCGCTCGCCCGCCTCCGTCGCCATTTCCTCCAGCACCTTCAGGGCAAAGGCCGTGCTGCCCATGGGTTCAGCGAAGCGCCGCTCGATCCTGATCGCGGGACGCCGCCGCCGGGGCGCGAGCGGCCGCCGCCCCAGACCCAGCAGGCTGTGCAGCGCGTCCACGGCATCCTCCCCGAAACGCGATGCCAGCACCGCCGCCGGCCGCGCCGCCAGATCGCCCACGGTGCGCAGTCCCGCCCGGCGCAGCGCCAGCGCGCTTTCCTCCTCCAGCCGCAGCGCCTCGACCGGCAGGCGCCGCAGAGCCGCATCCTCATCCGCCGTCGCGCCGACGGGAAAGCGGCACAGGGCATGGGCGCCCTCCGCCGTTCCGGCCAGGGCATGGCGCACCCGCATGCCATGGCGCTCCAGCCTGTCCGCAGCCTCGCGCGCCAGCAACTCCTCGCCACCCCAGAGATGCGCACAGCCGGTGATGTCGAGGATCAGACCATAAGGCGAATCCAGCGCGGCCATAGGCGTATAGCGCGCACAACCGTCGCACAGCCGTTCCAGCCAATCCTGATCGGCATGGGGATCGGCATCGAACACCCGCAGATCCGGCTCCCGCGCGCGGGCGTCGGCCAGCGTCATACCGGGCGTCAGGCCCAGCGCCAGGGCATCGGCATCCAGCGTCGCCAACCGCATCGCGCCGCGCACCGGCTCGACGACGACCGTGGGGCCGCCATCCTGCGCCCACAGATCAGGCCGCGCGATCCGCAGCCGATCGATCGGCAGGAAGGGGAACCACAGCGCCAGATAGCGGCGCTGGCCGGCCGCCTCCTCCGCCGTCCTGTCCATGGCCATCGCGTTCATCGCGCCCGTCTCCATATGCTTCGCCAAACATGCCCCGTTCATTGTCCCAGACGATCCGCCACTGCAGGCCGTCGGGTCCGGCCCGTTGCCGCAACAGGGACAGGTCGAAAGCGCTCATCCCCGGCGCATTGCCCGGCAAGGAACTGGAAGGCGCCGCCGCCACCTGCCAGCGCGTATCGGCCGCGCTGGGCCGGGGTTCTCCGCCGATCCGCAACATCAGCGCCGGCACGCCCGATGCCTCCGCCGCCAGCGCCAACCGCCGACTGGCTGTCAGGTCGAGCAACGGCGCCCGTCCCCGCAACTCGATCACCAGCGCACCCAGCGCCGGACAGCGCAGCGCATCCACCGCCGCGCGGAGCAGCATCGCCTCCTCCGCCATCACGCCGATCAGCAGACGGTCGGCCACGATGCCGAGCGCGGCCAGCCCCGGCCCATAGACCATGCCCCCCGCTCGCTCCGCCGCTGCCGTGCGCAACCAGAGCAAGGGTCCGTCCCGCGCCAGCAACTGCGCAAAGCCGAGCGCCAGCCCGGCCGCCGCGCCTTCATCCTCGATCCCGCCGAACAACTCATGGAGCCGCCCACAGGAGAGGCCACCACCCAGCGCCTGATCGAGCGGCACATGCCCGGTGGCCACCCGCGCGGCGGCGAGGGTAGCAGGCACGCCATCCAGCGCCGCGATACGCCGCCGCAGGACAGACAGGGTGTTCACCGACTCGATCATATCAAATGTTCCCGATATGTTCTTTTCGTCGGAAGGGTGTATGGTGTCAATTATTAAGGGATGGCGGATTGGGGTGGTTAGCTGCCGTTCGTAATTGATGCGTGGCGCTTCCAAAGGCCCCAAGCCAACCGCGTGAGATTGCCGAGCGCGGCGAGGCCTACTAGTGGCCAGAGCAGCCAGTTGGGTATCCATTCAAGAGCGCGGAAGTGCAGCCCAGCCCAAAACAGGCCGAAGAACGCCAGACCGCCGAGCCACAAATTGATTGAGTTGCGCGCGTCCTCGCTCACGACATTAGCCCTGTATCACCAAGCGCATGATGCACGATTCGAAGAATGTCCGCAATTGATCGGAACTCTCCCTCCCATCCCAACGGTAAAAGGCCCGCCGCACCAGTCGCGCAGCGGGCCTTTTCAGTGCGTGAAGCAGCAGGCGGGCAGTGCCGCGCTGAGGCCCTCCGGTTGATCTGGCCGGAGAGCCATGTCAGCGCTTATTCGCCATCATCCTCCGCTTCGGGTCCGGCCATCATCCCTTCCGCGACCTCTTCGGTCTTGCCGCGGATCGCCTTTTCCAGCTTCTCCGCCAGTTCGGGATGCTCTTTCAGATAGGTCTTGGCGTTCTCGCGACCCTGACCGATGCGGATCGAGTCATAGGAGAACCAGGCGCCCGACTTCTCGACCAGCCCGGCCTTCACGCCGATGTCGAGCAGTTCGCCGATCTTGGACACGCCCTCGCCATACATGATGTCGAATTCGACCTGCTTGAACGGCGGGGCGACCTTGTTCTTGACCACCTTCACCCGGGTCGCGTTGCCGACGATATCCTCGCGATCCTTGATCTGGCCGGTGCGGCGGATGTCGAGGCGAACCGAGGCGTAGAATTTGAGCGCATTGCCGCCGGTCGTCGTTTCGGGGTTTCCGTACATGACACCGATCTTCATGCGCACCTGGTTGATGAAGATCACCAGGCAGCGCGAGCGCGAGATGGAGCCGGTCAGCTTGCGCAGCGCCTGGCTCATCAGGCGGGCTTGCAGGCCGACATGGCTGTCGCCCATTTCGCCCTCGATTTCCGCACGCGGCACCAGCGCGGCGACCGAGTCGACCACCAGCACGTCGATCGCGTTCGACCGCACCAGCGTATCGACGATCTCCAGCGCCTGTTCGCCGGTATCGGGCTGCGACACGATCAGTTCGTCAATGTCGACGCCCAGCTTTTTGGCATAAACCGGGTCGAGCGCATGTTCCGCGTCGACGAAGGCCGCGATGCCGCCGGTCTTCTGCGCCTCTGCAATGGCGTGCAGCGCCAGCGTGGTCTTGCCCGAGCTTTCCGGGCCGTAAATTTCAACGATGCGTCCGCGCGGCAGGCCGCCAATGCCGAGCGCGATATCCAGCCCCAGCGATCCGGTCGAGATCGCCTCGATCTCGATCTTCTCGCGGCTGCCCAGCTTCATCGCCGAACCTTTGCCAAAGGCACGGTCGATCTGGGAAAGGGCCGCTTCCAATGCTTTCTGTCTGTCCATTGTCCCTGTCTTCTTGGAATCGATGAGTGAGAGCATTGCTGTCATCGGCCTATCCCCTGTCAAGCGGAACACGCCGATTCTTGTGGCGCGTGGCCACCATGTATCCTGTTTGTTCTAATAGAACAAGAGGGGAACAGAAATTTCCTATCCCGCGCCCAGAGCCTTGCTGAGCGCCCGTTCGACCGCGCCGATGGTGAAGGGCTTGGCCAATGTCGGCCGGTTCGCATGGCCGGTCGGCAGATCGTCCGCCATGCCCCCCGTCGCGAAGACGAAAGGAATGCCGCTCTGCGCCAATATATCGGCCACCGGCCAGCTTTTCTCGCCATGCAGGTTGCAGTCGAGCAGCGCGGCATCGAAGCCGCCCTCGCGCGCCCGGGCGCAGGCTTCGTCGACCGATTCGGCAATGGCGTGCAGCCGATAGCCCAGCGTGTCGAGATAATCCTCCAGCATCATGCCGATCATTGCTTCATCCTCGACAACCAGGATGGTCTTGCTGTCAGCCATGCTTGCAGTCCCCAATATTGCCTCACCATCCTGGGCGCGGCATTCGACCAGCATAATCCCCCGGCGACGGAGAAGTTCATTCCGCTGCCGGCCGCATCGCCAGTGCATCCCGCGCCGCTTCCGCCAACTGACTGACGGAAAAGGGTTTTGGTAGAAAGGCCACATTGGCGATGTCGATCGATTTGCGCAACTGTTCCTCGGCATAGCCCGACATGAACAGCACCGGCAGGTGGGGATGGCTGGCCCGCGCCCGCGCCACCATGGAGGGGCCGTCCAGATTGGGCATCACCACGTCGGAAATCAGCAGGTCGATCTTCTCGTCCCCGCTCAGCACCTCCAGCCCCTGTTCGCCGTCATTGGCGGTCAGCACCTTGTATCCCTGCCGCGTCAGCGCACGCTCCGCGACGGCGCGCACCATATCCTCATCCTCCACCAGCAGCACCGTGCCCGTGCCCCAGGTTTCGGCGCGACGGACCGGCGCCTTGGGCTGAGCCGCCTGCTCTGCATCGGCGCCCTGATAGACCGGCAGATAGATGACGAAGCTCGCCCCGCGCCCCAGTTCGGATTCGGCGAAGATGAACCCGCCCGACTGCTTGACGATGCCGTAGACGGTGGAAAGGCCAAGGCCGGTGCCCTTGCCCAGTTCCTTGGTGGTGAAGAAAGGCTCGAAAATCTTGGAGAGAATATCGGGCGGGATGCCCAGACCCGTGTCCGACACCCGCACCGCCGTATAGTCGGCGGGCGGCAATATGTCGCTCCGCATCTCCCGCACCTTGGCGGCCGGGACGGCATAGGTCTGGATATTGAGCGTTCCACCTTCCGGCATGGCGTCGCGCGCATTGACGGCGAGGTTGACGATCACCTGTTCAAGTTGGCCGGGGTCCGCGCGCACCGCGCCGAGGTTGCGGCCATGGGTGACTTCCAGCTTCACGCTCTCGCCCAGCAGGCGTTTCAGCAGATTGGAGACATCGGCGACGATATCGGGCAATTGCAATATTTGCGGCCGCAGCGTCTGCTGGCGGGAAAAAGCGAGCAACTGCCGCGTCAGCCCCGCCGCGCGATTGCTGTTCGACTTGATCTGCTGGATGTCGTCATAGTCGCTGTCGCCCGGCGTATGGCGCATCAGCATCAGGTCGCAATGGCCGATGATCGCGGTCAGG
This region of Sphingobium sp. EM0848 genomic DNA includes:
- a CDS encoding DNA polymerase Y family protein — encoded protein: MAMDRTAEEAAGQRRYLALWFPFLPIDRLRIARPDLWAQDGGPTVVVEPVRGAMRLATLDADALALGLTPGMTLADARAREPDLRVFDADPHADQDWLERLCDGCARYTPMAALDSPYGLILDITGCAHLWGGEELLAREAADRLERHGMRVRHALAGTAEGAHALCRFPVGATADEDAALRRLPVEALRLEEESALALRRAGLRTVGDLAARPAAVLASRFGEDAVDALHSLLGLGRRPLAPRRRRPAIRIERRFAEPMGSTAFALKVLEEMATEAGERLGERGQGGRRFEAVFFRSDGLAFPLRVETSLPVRDAPSIMRLVQERIDGLSDPLDPGFGFDMLRLTVPQAEPMAPTQLALEGGEARREESIAALVDRLSIRAGRARIQRLEPRDSHIPEQAQLALPAVDRRAPVSWPQRQEKGDPPMRPIHLFDPPQPIEVIAEVPDGPPHRFRWRRASHEVTRYEGPERIAPEWWKAKDGALEGESAGLTRDYYRIEDARGRRYWIFRHGLYGAEALHPGWYIHGLFA
- a CDS encoding ImuA family protein produces the protein MIESVNTLSVLRRRIAALDGVPATLAAARVATGHVPLDQALGGGLSCGRLHELFGGIEDEGAAAGLALGFAQLLARDGPLLWLRTAAAERAGGMVYGPGLAALGIVADRLLIGVMAEEAMLLRAAVDALRCPALGALVIELRGRAPLLDLTASRRLALAAEASGVPALMLRIGGEPRPSAADTRWQVAAAPSSSLPGNAPGMSAFDLSLLRQRAGPDGLQWRIVWDNERGMFGEAYGDGRDERDGHGQDGGGGGRPAPLSGAVVPLPADRSAADRAA
- the recA gene encoding recombinase RecA, with the protein product MTAMLSLIDSKKTGTMDRQKALEAALSQIDRAFGKGSAMKLGSREKIEIEAISTGSLGLDIALGIGGLPRGRIVEIYGPESSGKTTLALHAIAEAQKTGGIAAFVDAEHALDPVYAKKLGVDIDELIVSQPDTGEQALEIVDTLVRSNAIDVLVVDSVAALVPRAEIEGEMGDSHVGLQARLMSQALRKLTGSISRSRCLVIFINQVRMKIGVMYGNPETTTGGNALKFYASVRLDIRRTGQIKDREDIVGNATRVKVVKNKVAPPFKQVEFDIMYGEGVSKIGELLDIGVKAGLVEKSGAWFSYDSIRIGQGRENAKTYLKEHPELAEKLEKAIRGKTEEVAEGMMAGPEAEDDGE
- a CDS encoding response regulator, with the protein product MADSKTILVVEDEAMIGMMLEDYLDTLGYRLHAIAESVDEACARAREGGFDAALLDCNLHGEKSWPVADILAQSGIPFVFATGGMADDLPTGHANRPTLAKPFTIGAVERALSKALGAG